The Microbacterium maritypicum genome contains a region encoding:
- a CDS encoding LuxR C-terminal-related transcriptional regulator, whose product MADSIRVVIVDDHSIFRSGLRADLDASVDVVGEAADVPSAIAVIGETQPDVVLLDVHLPGGSGDDAAGGEAVIRGSSPTAARFLALSVSDAAADVVRVIRAGARGYITKGSSGVEVSSAVRAVADGDAVFSPRLAGFVLDAFGAVAGETATATDELDRLSAREQEVMRLIARGYAYKEVASELFISIKTVETHVSSVLRKLQLSSRHELTAWASERRLL is encoded by the coding sequence ATGGCTGACAGCATCCGGGTCGTGATCGTCGACGACCACTCGATCTTCCGCTCCGGGCTGCGCGCCGACCTCGACGCGAGCGTCGACGTGGTCGGAGAGGCCGCCGACGTGCCGTCCGCGATCGCGGTGATCGGCGAGACGCAGCCCGATGTCGTGCTCCTCGACGTGCACCTGCCAGGGGGTAGCGGAGACGATGCGGCCGGAGGCGAGGCCGTGATCCGCGGCTCGTCTCCCACCGCCGCCCGGTTCCTCGCCCTGAGCGTGTCGGACGCGGCGGCCGATGTCGTGCGCGTGATCCGCGCCGGCGCCAGGGGCTACATCACCAAGGGGTCGTCGGGTGTGGAGGTCAGCAGCGCGGTGCGCGCAGTGGCCGACGGGGATGCGGTGTTCTCTCCGCGGCTCGCCGGCTTCGTGCTGGACGCGTTCGGTGCGGTGGCCGGTGAGACAGCGACGGCGACCGACGAACTCGACCGGCTCTCGGCGCGCGAGCAGGAGGTCATGCGCCTCATCGCCCGCGGCTACGCGTACAAGGAGGTCGCATCCGAGCTGTTCATCTCGATCAAGACGGTCGAGACGCACGTGTCATCCGTGCTGCGGAAGCTGCAGCTGTCGTCGCGTCACGAGCTCACGGCCTGGGCCTCGGAGCGGCGCCTGCTGTGA
- a CDS encoding DapH/DapD/GlmU-related protein, with amino-acid sequence MGKNYVDIENDQGATLRYRKHANGRGLVAHGAKVHPKAHIEAGAYIEPGARVGAGATIARGAWIDEDAVIGEGAFVDAHAHVGHGAAIGDHAYVGVRTDIGAGARIVRGARIGDDETVAAGLTIATDQKGLWLAA; translated from the coding sequence GTGGGCAAGAACTACGTCGACATCGAGAACGACCAGGGCGCGACGCTGCGGTACCGCAAGCACGCGAACGGCCGGGGTCTCGTCGCGCATGGCGCGAAGGTGCACCCGAAGGCGCATATCGAGGCGGGTGCCTATATCGAACCGGGAGCGCGCGTCGGCGCCGGCGCGACAATCGCGCGCGGCGCCTGGATCGACGAAGACGCAGTGATCGGCGAGGGCGCGTTCGTGGACGCGCACGCGCACGTCGGCCACGGCGCGGCGATTGGCGATCACGCCTACGTGGGCGTGCGCACCGACATCGGCGCCGGGGCGCGCATCGTGCGCGGCGCGAGGATCGGCGACGACGAGACGGTTGCCGCCGGGCTCACCATCGCGACGGATCAGAAGGGTCTGTGGCTCGCCGCCTGA
- a CDS encoding DNA-formamidopyrimidine glycosylase family protein, giving the protein MPEGDTVFRTARRLDEALSGAEVTRFDLRVPRFATLDLTGQPVHGALARGKHLLLRVGDSTLHSHLRMDGAWFVYRPGEKWRHPAFKVRAIVGTAHREAVGVDIAEIEVVPTRDEDQLVGHLGPDPLAADWDAAEAVRRLGADTRSIHVALLDQRNVAGFGNEYAAELLFLRGILPTTPTPEVDVAALLDLGVRTIRANRDRADRTFTGVNRGGQTTWVYGRAGRPCRRCGTLIRRGEQGADPTRERVTFWCPSCQR; this is encoded by the coding sequence ATGCCCGAGGGCGACACCGTCTTCCGCACCGCACGGCGCCTCGACGAGGCCCTGTCGGGTGCGGAGGTCACCCGATTCGACCTCCGGGTCCCCCGGTTCGCGACCCTCGATCTGACCGGGCAGCCGGTGCACGGTGCACTCGCGCGCGGCAAGCACCTGCTGCTGCGTGTGGGCGACAGCACACTGCATTCGCATCTGCGCATGGACGGGGCCTGGTTCGTCTACCGACCCGGCGAGAAGTGGCGTCACCCGGCCTTCAAGGTGCGCGCGATCGTCGGCACGGCGCACCGCGAAGCCGTCGGCGTGGACATCGCCGAGATCGAGGTCGTCCCCACCCGGGACGAAGACCAGCTCGTCGGCCACCTGGGTCCGGATCCCCTCGCCGCCGACTGGGATGCGGCAGAGGCGGTCCGGCGCCTCGGGGCCGACACCCGCAGCATCCATGTCGCCCTCCTCGATCAGCGCAACGTCGCGGGATTCGGAAACGAGTACGCCGCAGAACTCCTGTTCCTGCGGGGAATCCTGCCGACGACGCCGACGCCGGAGGTCGATGTCGCCGCCCTCCTCGACCTCGGCGTGCGCACGATCCGGGCGAACCGCGATCGCGCCGACCGTACGTTCACCGGCGTCAATCGCGGCGGCCAGACCACCTGGGTGTACGGCCGCGCCGGACGCCCGTGCCGACGCTGCGGCACCCTCATCAGGCGCGGTGAGCAGGGCGCAGATCCGACCCGAGAGCGCGTCACCTTCTGGTGCCCGTCCTGTCAACGCTGA
- a CDS encoding EI24 domain-containing protein, whose protein sequence is MIREFATGIRTLLRGFGLWRTRPGLMMLGLIPAIIAVVVLAAALIPLVLSMPSLSVWLTPFAEGWFEPWRGLLRAAVGLVIVAAALALASVVFSALTLTIGDPFYQRIWHAVEVDLGEAPPADGGSFWTTLGEGLRLILLGILIAILVLLIGLIPAVGGFLGAISGVVLTGRLLARELTGRAFDARELSPADRAALFSGSRARVLGFGVATQLCFLIPGGAVAIMPAAVAGSTMLARDMLARTGATAPSLPATPPPPAAPQAPHPPHAPLGAP, encoded by the coding sequence ATGATCCGAGAGTTCGCGACCGGCATCCGCACCCTGCTGCGCGGGTTCGGGCTGTGGCGCACCAGGCCCGGTCTCATGATGCTCGGGCTGATCCCCGCGATCATCGCCGTGGTCGTGCTCGCGGCCGCCCTCATCCCACTGGTGCTCAGCATGCCATCGCTGTCCGTCTGGCTGACCCCGTTCGCCGAGGGATGGTTCGAGCCGTGGAGGGGTCTGCTGCGCGCCGCCGTGGGCCTCGTGATCGTGGCGGCCGCACTCGCGCTCGCCAGCGTCGTCTTCAGCGCCCTGACCCTGACCATCGGCGACCCCTTCTACCAGCGCATCTGGCACGCGGTCGAGGTCGACCTGGGCGAGGCGCCTCCGGCGGACGGCGGCAGCTTCTGGACAACGCTCGGCGAGGGGCTCCGGCTGATCCTGCTCGGCATCCTGATCGCGATCCTCGTGCTCCTGATCGGCCTCATCCCGGCGGTCGGCGGGTTCCTCGGCGCCATCTCCGGTGTGGTGCTCACCGGTCGGCTGCTCGCCCGCGAGCTCACGGGGCGCGCCTTCGACGCGCGCGAGCTCAGCCCGGCCGATCGCGCCGCCCTGTTCTCGGGCAGCCGGGCGCGGGTCCTCGGTTTCGGCGTCGCGACCCAGCTCTGCTTCCTGATCCCCGGCGGCGCGGTCGCGATCATGCCCGCCGCCGTCGCCGGCAGCACCATGCTCGCGCGGGACATGCTCGCCCGCACGGGCGCCACCGCACCGAGCCTGCCGGCGACCCCGCCACCACCCGCAGCACCGCAGGCACCGCACCCGCCCCACGCGCCCCTCGGAGCGCCCTGA
- a CDS encoding ATP-dependent helicase, whose amino-acid sequence MSDVLDRFTPATQDWFRGAFPAPTPAQAGAWDAISAGKHALVVAPTGSGKTLSAFLWAIDSVFRERMAETSAPAKGEPRTRILYISPLKALGVDVERNLRSPLIGIGQSARRLGVPSPAVTVGVRSGDTTSSDRRKLVSDPPDILITTPESLYLMLTSRAGETLRGVHTVIIDEVHAVAATKRGAHLAVSLERLDALRRANGIEKPAQRIGLSATVRPIDEVARFLGGSAPVEIVAPPASKTFELGVVVPMDDMTNPPPPPGVPGDAADAEYSEVTGSVWPHVEEAIVDRILQNNSTIVFANSRRLAERLTGRLNEIYSERIGIELPAATIPAAMMAQAGATAGADPVLAKAHHGSVSKEQRAQVEEELKSGVLRCVVATSSLELGIDMGAVDLVIQVEAPPSAASGLQRVGRAGHQVGEISRAALFPKHRGDVLHTAIVTERMLAGKIEAIQVPRNPLDILAQQTVAASALGAIGVEEWFETVRRSAPFQALPRSAYEATLDLLAGRFPSDEFAELRPRLVWDRDAGTLTGRPGAQRIAVTSGGTIPDRGLFGVFVAGETTGARVGELDEEMVYESRVGDVFTLGTTSWRIAEITHDRVNVIPAYGQPGKVPFWHGDGIGRPFELGEALGAFSREVSAATPEKAAQRLIDAGLDEQARANLMAHLTEQREATGTLPTDRTLTVERGRDEVGDWRVILHSPYGMKVHAPWALAINARVRERLGVEGSAVASDDGIIVRIPDAEAEPPGAELFVFDPDELEHLVTEEVGGSALFASRFRECAARALLMPRMNPNKRTPLWQQRQRSAQLLEVARRHPTFPVILETLREVLQDVYDLPSLRTLATSIADRRIRLVETEPGQPSPYARDLLFGYVGAFMYEGDSPLAERRAAALSVDPALLGELLGTVELRELLDPDVIAQFEREAQRLDPDRRARGLEGVADLLRMLGPLDADEVAARLDPESMADASAGALLDELITARRAIPVTIAGTSRVAAIEDAGRLRDALGAALPTGIPVAFLEPVADPLGDLVARHARTHGPFTTDAVATRFGLGAAVARHTLQRLETAGRITSGYFLPEAAGSADAIEWCDAEVLRRLRMRSLAAIRGSVEPVSPEAYARFLPDWQHIGRPLEGVDGVLTVIEQFAGVPIPASAWESLVLPSRVRDYSPAMLDELTAAGEVIWSGHGTLPGRDGWVSLHPADLAPFTLPERDAEIASDSLESRILVALDVGGAYFAGQLKEMAAAENEQSVLEALWSLTWSGHVTNDTFAPIRSLLAGGSQAHKVKRRAPRARTYRGVSFTGAAAPRPPSIGGRWSLLPALETDPARRATVTAGLLLDRYGVVTRGAVQAEGVPGGFAQAYRVLAGFEEAGHCRRGYVIEKLGAAQFAASGTVDRLRTYAGLADPPPRKAVTLAATDPANPYGAALGWPKLDGVSHRPGRKAGALVVLVDGTLVLSLERGGRTVLSFSDDPEVLRAAAADLATTARSRRLDTLTVEKINGVGVYGTELALALQEAGFVATPRGYTLRKAV is encoded by the coding sequence ATGAGCGATGTGCTCGACCGCTTCACCCCCGCGACGCAGGACTGGTTCCGGGGTGCCTTTCCCGCGCCCACTCCCGCTCAGGCGGGCGCGTGGGACGCGATCTCCGCAGGCAAGCACGCCCTCGTGGTGGCCCCGACCGGCTCGGGCAAGACGCTCTCGGCCTTCCTGTGGGCGATCGACAGCGTGTTCCGCGAGCGCATGGCGGAGACCTCCGCGCCTGCGAAGGGCGAGCCGCGCACGCGCATCCTCTACATCTCCCCGCTGAAGGCGCTCGGCGTCGACGTCGAGCGCAACCTCCGCTCCCCGCTCATCGGCATCGGGCAGTCGGCGAGACGGCTCGGAGTGCCCTCGCCTGCGGTGACGGTCGGCGTGCGATCGGGCGACACGACCTCGAGCGACCGGCGCAAGCTCGTGTCAGATCCGCCCGACATCCTCATCACGACCCCCGAGTCGCTCTACCTCATGCTCACGAGCCGGGCGGGCGAGACCCTGCGCGGGGTGCACACCGTGATCATCGACGAGGTGCACGCCGTCGCCGCCACCAAGCGCGGCGCACACCTCGCCGTGAGTCTCGAGCGTCTCGACGCCCTGCGCCGCGCGAACGGCATCGAGAAGCCGGCGCAGCGCATCGGGCTCTCGGCCACGGTGCGTCCGATCGACGAGGTCGCGCGGTTCCTCGGCGGGTCGGCTCCGGTCGAGATCGTCGCACCTCCCGCATCCAAGACCTTCGAGCTCGGCGTGGTCGTGCCGATGGACGACATGACCAACCCGCCGCCCCCTCCCGGTGTGCCGGGGGACGCGGCCGATGCCGAATACTCCGAGGTCACCGGATCCGTCTGGCCGCATGTCGAGGAGGCGATCGTCGACCGCATCCTGCAGAACAACTCGACGATCGTGTTCGCCAACTCCCGCCGGCTCGCCGAGCGCCTGACGGGCCGACTGAACGAGATCTACTCCGAGCGCATCGGCATCGAGCTGCCGGCGGCGACCATACCCGCCGCCATGATGGCGCAGGCCGGAGCCACCGCGGGCGCCGATCCCGTGCTCGCGAAGGCGCACCACGGGTCGGTCTCGAAGGAGCAGAGGGCTCAGGTCGAAGAGGAGCTGAAGTCGGGGGTGCTGCGCTGCGTCGTGGCGACGAGCAGTCTCGAACTCGGCATCGACATGGGTGCGGTCGATCTCGTGATCCAGGTCGAGGCGCCCCCGTCCGCCGCTTCGGGCCTGCAGCGCGTCGGCCGCGCCGGGCACCAGGTGGGCGAGATCAGTCGCGCCGCGCTCTTCCCGAAGCATCGCGGCGACGTGCTGCACACCGCGATCGTGACCGAGCGGATGCTGGCGGGCAAGATCGAGGCCATCCAGGTGCCACGCAACCCGCTCGACATCCTGGCCCAGCAGACGGTCGCGGCGAGCGCGCTCGGCGCCATCGGCGTGGAGGAGTGGTTCGAGACGGTCCGCCGGTCGGCGCCCTTCCAGGCCCTTCCGCGTTCGGCCTACGAGGCGACTCTCGATCTGCTCGCCGGGCGCTTCCCCTCCGACGAGTTCGCGGAGCTGCGGCCGCGACTGGTGTGGGATCGCGACGCCGGCACCTTGACCGGACGCCCCGGTGCGCAGCGCATCGCGGTGACCAGTGGCGGCACGATCCCCGACCGCGGCCTGTTCGGGGTCTTCGTCGCCGGCGAGACGACCGGAGCACGCGTGGGCGAGCTCGACGAGGAGATGGTCTACGAGTCTCGGGTGGGAGATGTGTTCACGCTCGGCACGACGAGCTGGCGGATCGCTGAGATCACCCACGACCGCGTCAACGTGATCCCCGCCTACGGCCAGCCGGGCAAGGTGCCGTTCTGGCACGGCGACGGCATCGGCCGACCGTTCGAACTCGGCGAGGCGCTGGGCGCGTTCTCCCGCGAGGTGTCGGCGGCCACCCCCGAGAAGGCGGCGCAGCGACTCATCGATGCCGGGCTCGACGAGCAGGCACGGGCGAACCTCATGGCCCACCTGACCGAGCAGCGCGAGGCGACGGGCACGCTGCCCACCGACCGCACCCTGACGGTCGAGCGGGGACGCGACGAGGTCGGCGACTGGCGCGTCATCCTGCATTCCCCGTACGGGATGAAGGTGCATGCCCCCTGGGCGCTGGCGATCAACGCGCGGGTGCGCGAGCGTCTCGGCGTCGAGGGGTCGGCGGTCGCGAGCGACGACGGCATCATCGTGCGCATCCCCGACGCCGAGGCCGAGCCGCCCGGCGCCGAGCTGTTCGTGTTCGACCCCGACGAGCTGGAACACCTGGTCACCGAGGAGGTGGGCGGTTCCGCCCTGTTCGCCTCCCGGTTCCGCGAGTGCGCGGCGCGCGCGCTGCTCATGCCGCGCATGAACCCGAACAAGCGCACGCCGCTGTGGCAGCAGCGGCAGCGGTCGGCGCAACTGCTCGAGGTGGCCAGACGTCATCCGACGTTCCCGGTGATCCTGGAGACGCTGCGCGAGGTGCTGCAGGACGTCTACGACCTCCCCTCGCTGCGCACACTCGCGACGTCGATCGCGGATCGCCGCATCCGCCTGGTCGAGACCGAGCCCGGGCAGCCGTCGCCCTATGCCCGCGACCTGCTGTTCGGCTACGTGGGCGCGTTCATGTACGAGGGCGACTCCCCTCTCGCCGAGCGCCGAGCGGCCGCGCTCTCGGTCGACCCCGCGCTGCTGGGCGAGCTGCTGGGCACGGTCGAGCTGCGCGAACTGCTCGACCCCGATGTGATCGCCCAGTTCGAGCGCGAGGCCCAGCGTCTCGACCCCGATCGCCGGGCACGCGGGCTCGAGGGCGTCGCCGACCTGCTGCGGATGCTCGGGCCGCTCGACGCCGACGAGGTGGCCGCGCGCCTCGACCCCGAGTCGATGGCCGACGCCTCGGCCGGAGCGCTGCTCGACGAGCTGATCACCGCGCGCCGGGCGATCCCCGTCACGATCGCCGGCACGAGCCGCGTCGCCGCGATCGAGGATGCGGGGCGTCTGCGCGATGCGCTGGGAGCGGCGCTGCCCACCGGCATCCCTGTGGCGTTCCTCGAACCCGTCGCCGATCCCCTCGGCGACCTCGTCGCCCGGCATGCCCGCACGCACGGCCCGTTCACCACGGATGCCGTCGCCACGCGGTTCGGACTCGGCGCCGCCGTCGCCCGGCACACGCTGCAACGCCTCGAGACCGCAGGCCGGATCACGAGCGGGTACTTCCTGCCCGAGGCGGCCGGCAGCGCAGACGCCATCGAATGGTGCGACGCCGAGGTGCTGCGCCGCCTTCGGATGCGCTCGCTCGCCGCGATCCGCGGATCGGTCGAGCCCGTCTCCCCCGAGGCCTATGCCCGATTCCTGCCGGACTGGCAGCACATCGGACGACCGCTCGAAGGCGTCGACGGCGTGCTCACCGTGATCGAGCAGTTCGCGGGCGTGCCGATCCCCGCGAGCGCGTGGGAGTCGCTCGTGCTCCCCTCCCGGGTGCGCGACTACTCGCCCGCGATGCTCGACGAGCTGACGGCCGCCGGAGAGGTCATCTGGTCAGGCCACGGCACGCTGCCGGGGCGCGACGGCTGGGTGTCGCTGCATCCGGCAGACCTCGCGCCCTTCACCCTGCCGGAGCGCGACGCCGAGATCGCGTCCGATTCCCTGGAGTCGCGCATCCTCGTCGCCCTCGACGTGGGCGGTGCCTACTTCGCCGGGCAGTTGAAAGAGATGGCGGCGGCCGAGAACGAGCAGTCCGTGCTCGAGGCGCTGTGGTCGCTGACGTGGTCGGGCCACGTCACCAACGACACGTTCGCCCCGATCCGCTCCCTTCTCGCGGGCGGCTCGCAGGCGCACAAGGTCAAACGCCGCGCTCCCCGTGCCCGCACCTACCGTGGCGTGTCCTTCACGGGTGCCGCAGCTCCCCGGCCGCCCTCGATCGGCGGGCGCTGGTCGCTGCTGCCTGCACTCGAGACCGATCCCGCCCGCCGGGCGACCGTCACCGCCGGGCTCCTGCTCGACCGCTACGGCGTCGTCACCCGCGGCGCCGTGCAGGCCGAGGGCGTTCCCGGTGGCTTCGCCCAGGCCTACCGGGTGCTCGCCGGTTTCGAGGAAGCCGGCCACTGCCGCCGCGGCTACGTGATCGAGAAGCTGGGAGCCGCGCAGTTCGCCGCCTCCGGAACGGTCGATCGTCTGCGCACCTACGCCGGACTCGCCGACCCGCCTCCCCGCAAGGCCGTGACCCTCGCGGCGACCGATCCCGCGAACCCCTACGGTGCCGCGCTCGGCTGGCCCAAGCTCGACGGGGTGTCGCACCGCCCCGGGCGCAAGGCGGGCGCTCTGGTCGTGCTCGTCGACGGCACCCTCGTGCTCTCCCTCGAACGCGGCGGCCGCACGGTGCTGTCGTTCAGCGACGACCCCGAGGTGCTGCGCGCCGCAGCCGCCGACCTCGCGACCACCGCGCGCAGTCGCCGCCTCGACACCCTGACCGTCGAGAAGATCAACGGCGTGGGCGTCTACGGCACGGAACTCGCCCTCGCCCTGCAGGAGGCCGGCTTCGTGGCGACTCCGCGCGGGTACACGCTCCGCAAGGCCGTCTGA
- a CDS encoding DUF998 domain-containing protein, which yields MPTGNTVSHPAGTALRVIASIVGSVLVAVALSIIGIARLSIDRVLYVSGLGADGEPTAGWFELALLLLVVGGFAVAWAARGLRSTVPWLSVWSPSFSVAMASSLFLVASQVTCTTGCPLPVGPAFTWQDLVHTTVAVLAFALTAFAMLQVSFVEGRRRLRVLSLGAGVSTAAIAAAGGILSLLQFRTDIGSILELVATTIGMGWLAILGMDTAVAQRRVRRKTWKPVLQAVEVHRSTARSTGTISLVAVSR from the coding sequence ATGCCCACCGGAAACACCGTCTCCCATCCCGCAGGAACCGCGTTGCGCGTCATCGCCTCGATCGTCGGAAGCGTGCTCGTCGCCGTCGCGCTGAGCATCATCGGGATCGCCAGGTTGAGCATCGATCGGGTCCTGTACGTGAGTGGTCTCGGCGCAGACGGCGAGCCGACCGCCGGATGGTTCGAACTCGCGCTGCTCCTGCTCGTCGTCGGGGGCTTCGCTGTGGCCTGGGCCGCGCGCGGGCTGCGCTCCACGGTGCCGTGGCTGAGCGTCTGGTCGCCGTCGTTCTCGGTGGCGATGGCGTCGTCGCTGTTCCTGGTGGCCTCGCAGGTCACGTGCACGACCGGATGCCCGCTGCCGGTCGGGCCCGCGTTCACGTGGCAGGACCTCGTGCACACGACCGTCGCCGTTCTCGCCTTCGCGCTCACCGCCTTCGCGATGCTCCAGGTCTCGTTCGTGGAGGGTCGACGGCGGCTGCGGGTGCTTTCGCTCGGCGCCGGTGTCTCCACCGCAGCGATCGCGGCGGCCGGCGGCATCCTCTCGCTCCTGCAGTTCCGCACCGACATCGGGAGCATCCTCGAACTCGTCGCGACCACCATCGGGATGGGGTGGCTCGCGATCCTCGGAATGGACACCGCGGTCGCGCAGCGGCGGGTGCGGCGCAAGACATGGAAGCCGGTGCTGCAGGCCGTCGAAGTCCACAGGAGCACCGCGCGCAGCACGGGAACGATCTCTCTCGTCGCCGTCTCCCGCTGA